Proteins encoded in a region of the Leptolyngbya subtilissima AS-A7 genome:
- a CDS encoding GPW/gp25 family protein, which yields MPSDLQLTHQRQPPLDNVNRATRDAVDLAVNPRSLFNTVSDRANLVQAILNRLHTHQGTLAELGHPDYGSRLHELVGELNNDRTRRLAELYIRQCLAQEGRIAQVLEVVFVTSQLDREGRSTLVAQVSLRPVDDLAALVLDLTLTL from the coding sequence ATGCCCAGCGATCTCCAGCTCACCCATCAGCGTCAACCCCCGCTCGACAACGTCAACCGAGCCACCCGCGATGCCGTTGATCTCGCCGTCAATCCGCGCAGTTTGTTCAACACGGTCAGCGATCGCGCCAATTTGGTGCAGGCCATTCTCAATCGGCTGCACACCCACCAGGGCACCCTGGCGGAGCTGGGCCACCCCGACTATGGTTCGCGGCTCCATGAGCTGGTAGGAGAACTGAACAACGATCGCACCCGACGGTTGGCAGAACTCTATATTCGCCAGTGCCTTGCCCAGGAGGGGCGCATTGCCCAAGTGCTAGAAGTTGTCTTTGTCACCTCTCAGCTCGATCGCGAGGGCCGCAGTACCCTTGTCGCCCAGGTGAGTCTGCGCCCGGTGGACGATCTGGCGGCGCTCGTCCTAGATCTAACCCTGACCCTGTGA
- a CDS encoding phage baseplate assembly protein V: MDSIVGVMKKVAEQEMRRIYTTELGIVTAIFPHESENDKNNYQCSVKLKNKKQPNGKDFELRQVPVATPHLGQANIPNVDDLVLITFVGGDLNAPIIIGRLYNDQDQPPLSKDKEFVLQHSLKAGSCLKIDAEGTLTLTSKDKKTILTVTDKTVEATNEKCTLTLKDGDITAKNQQCEVALKGGNITISNGTCKFTIEGGGITLDAASGNVTIKSMGSIKLGDATTGGVQLGGRAPGNAVADNDDIILSSHTHVGNLGAPCPVMVPMEKINSIQAKARNTKVG, translated from the coding sequence ATGGACTCTATCGTCGGCGTTATGAAAAAGGTGGCGGAGCAGGAGATGCGCCGCATTTACACCACCGAGTTGGGCATTGTCACCGCCATTTTTCCCCATGAGTCGGAAAACGACAAAAACAATTACCAATGCTCAGTGAAACTGAAAAACAAAAAGCAGCCCAACGGCAAAGACTTTGAACTGCGGCAGGTGCCCGTGGCCACCCCCCACCTCGGCCAAGCCAACATTCCCAACGTTGATGACCTGGTGCTGATCACCTTTGTCGGTGGCGACCTGAATGCACCAATCATCATTGGTCGACTCTACAACGACCAAGATCAGCCGCCTCTGAGCAAGGATAAAGAGTTTGTGCTGCAACACAGCCTCAAGGCCGGAAGCTGCCTCAAAATTGACGCCGAAGGCACCCTAACCCTGACCAGCAAAGACAAAAAAACTATCCTTACTGTCACCGACAAAACCGTGGAGGCCACCAACGAGAAGTGCACCCTTACCCTAAAGGACGGAGACATCACCGCTAAAAATCAGCAGTGCGAAGTCGCCCTAAAGGGGGGCAACATCACCATCAGCAACGGCACCTGCAAATTCACCATCGAAGGGGGCGGCATCACCCTGGATGCGGCCAGCGGCAACGTCACCATTAAGAGCATGGGCAGCATCAAACTTGGCGATGCCACCACAGGCGGGGTGCAGTTGGGGGGGCGGGCACCGGGCAACGCCGTCGCCGACAACGACGACATCATTCTGTCTAGCCACACCCATGTGGGCAACCTGGGTGCCCCCTGCCCGGTGATGGTGCCGATGGAAAAAATCAACTCGATTCAGGCCAAAGCACGTAATACCAAGGTGGGATAG
- a CDS encoding baseplate J/gp47 family protein has protein sequence MSFAPKPFEAIYDELVKSTQTRLRAEGVDLTVGSVVRTLYESFAYEMALLYEQMDQVYHSAFIDTASGLQLEMVAAILGIRRGLPDYAEGVVTFMRDVGQEDIEIPISTLVTTEDSDRTPRISYATIETKLFPATDTEITVKVQAVERGEDQVVAANSITVMPLPVAGVKAVRNDEATQFLGKRLETDNELRQRAKSALLASGKASLTAIETALLSMPGVREVKVVEPGAVETSPRRSIGPGQNATATEETRQTYGVLDIYIDDRDLETMPPHGWLPQPLLPNNSTSTSVPGQRVEPPPSTLDPAEWQRQLSRVATLRQKVDEVRAAGVYVRLHGAELARLDGTVLVEVEATADPETVTAAVKTAIATHLAWLPLGKPLLFPPLVQAMLAVPGVANMEEFALVPHWPNQPQDPNQPQDPVLSSAKRLDPSTQGLLASKFRLNDFRVMSQPQDTPVRVAFWVELSTPEAEPTTTPEGEQTTTPEGEPATTSEVEEAVLKALKTWFQATLQPGTPLVKAALLAELPASVRPLLHNLSLTPQNLSPLVRQNETALIPGFAERFVLAEPLAIYDRNLGLVGALRVTLPKPLTSDERERKWDEIRAHLQQFLDRLPPRQNLSLNKLQEVANEFLPLTELKVQDFQVADRLDAENRAIRVEPYERLQISHLLISDRTEAITVTITALALNTRWLADNIPSPPTVVRIRSNPQEPATPEVSTGSLNATDSAGNDENAAPVSDRDTLTAALKATLRNAVTTFPAQPPGQDLDLAILHQHLEATPDRSGQFRNLEFTITGLTVIATSLDGRSQTAEFVVPQSATNRTHLPTIHVRSLEQLSTITLQPSPDPITITPLTA, from the coding sequence ATGAGCTTTGCCCCCAAGCCCTTCGAGGCTATCTATGATGAGTTGGTAAAGTCTACCCAAACTCGCCTCCGGGCAGAGGGTGTCGATCTAACCGTGGGCAGCGTCGTTCGTACCCTTTACGAATCCTTTGCCTACGAAATGGCGCTGCTCTACGAGCAGATGGATCAGGTCTACCATTCCGCCTTTATTGATACGGCCAGTGGCCTACAGCTGGAGATGGTGGCGGCGATTTTGGGTATTCGGCGGGGCCTGCCTGACTATGCCGAGGGTGTCGTCACCTTTATGCGAGATGTCGGCCAAGAGGATATCGAGATCCCCATCAGTACGTTGGTGACAACGGAGGACAGCGATCGCACCCCCCGCATATCCTACGCAACCATCGAAACCAAGCTATTCCCTGCTACCGACACCGAAATCACTGTGAAAGTGCAGGCAGTGGAGCGGGGGGAAGACCAGGTGGTGGCGGCCAATAGCATCACGGTGATGCCCCTACCCGTGGCGGGGGTAAAAGCCGTTCGCAACGATGAAGCCACCCAGTTTTTGGGCAAGCGCCTGGAAACCGATAACGAATTGCGCCAGCGAGCCAAAAGCGCCCTCCTGGCCTCCGGCAAAGCTTCCCTCACGGCTATTGAAACGGCCCTGCTGAGTATGCCAGGAGTGCGCGAGGTGAAGGTGGTGGAGCCGGGAGCCGTGGAGACGAGCCCTCGTAGATCTATTGGCCCTGGTCAAAATGCGACGGCGACTGAAGAGACAAGACAAACCTACGGCGTGCTGGATATCTACATCGACGATCGCGATCTGGAAACTATGCCCCCCCACGGCTGGCTGCCCCAGCCCCTGTTGCCCAACAATTCGACCTCCACCAGCGTCCCTGGCCAGCGTGTAGAACCTCCGCCCTCAACCCTTGATCCCGCAGAGTGGCAACGCCAACTGAGTCGGGTCGCCACGTTGCGACAGAAGGTCGATGAGGTGCGGGCGGCGGGGGTGTATGTGCGGCTGCACGGTGCGGAACTGGCGAGGCTAGACGGCACGGTGCTGGTTGAAGTGGAGGCCACGGCTGATCCAGAGACCGTGACGGCGGCGGTTAAAACGGCGATCGCTACCCACCTGGCTTGGTTGCCCCTGGGCAAACCGCTGCTGTTTCCGCCCCTTGTGCAGGCTATGCTCGCGGTGCCGGGAGTGGCCAATATGGAAGAGTTTGCCCTGGTGCCCCACTGGCCCAATCAACCCCAAGACCCCAATCAGCCCCAAGACCCCGTGTTGAGCAGTGCCAAGCGCCTTGATCCCAGCACTCAGGGGTTATTAGCCAGCAAGTTTCGCCTGAACGACTTCCGAGTGATGAGCCAGCCCCAGGATACTCCTGTGCGGGTAGCATTCTGGGTTGAGTTATCAACCCCAGAGGCAGAACCCACGACAACCCCAGAAGGAGAGCAGACGACAACCCCAGAAGGAGAACCCGCGACAACCTCAGAGGTAGAAGAGGCGGTACTCAAAGCCCTCAAGACCTGGTTCCAAGCTACCCTTCAACCCGGAACGCCGCTGGTAAAGGCCGCTCTCCTTGCCGAGCTACCTGCTTCGGTCAGACCACTTCTCCATAACCTGAGCCTCACCCCCCAAAATCTGTCGCCCCTGGTGCGACAGAATGAGACAGCTCTAATCCCCGGCTTTGCGGAGCGCTTTGTGCTGGCGGAACCGCTGGCGATCTATGACCGAAATCTGGGTCTAGTAGGAGCCTTGCGGGTGACGTTGCCAAAGCCACTCACCTCCGACGAGCGGGAGCGGAAATGGGATGAGATACGAGCACATCTGCAACAATTTCTTGATCGTTTGCCTCCTCGACAGAATCTTTCCCTAAACAAACTGCAAGAAGTTGCCAACGAATTTCTACCTCTGACAGAACTCAAAGTCCAGGACTTTCAGGTGGCGGATCGGCTGGACGCTGAGAATCGGGCTATACGGGTGGAACCTTATGAACGGCTACAGATTTCCCATCTGCTGATTAGCGATCGCACCGAAGCTATCACTGTCACCATTACGGCCCTCGCACTCAACACTCGATGGCTAGCCGATAACATTCCCTCGCCGCCAACGGTAGTGCGGATTCGATCTAATCCCCAGGAGCCTGCTACTCCAGAGGTATCCACCGGTTCACTCAATGCCACAGATAGCGCAGGGAATGACGAGAATGCGGCTCCAGTGAGTGATCGGGACACCCTAACCGCTGCTTTAAAGGCCACCCTGAGAAACGCTGTAACCACCTTCCCGGCCCAGCCCCCTGGTCAGGATCTAGACCTGGCAATCCTGCACCAACACCTGGAAGCCACCCCCGATCGCAGCGGTCAGTTTCGGAACCTGGAATTCACCATTACAGGGCTAACGGTTATAGCCACCAGCCTTGATGGGCGATCGCAAACGGCGGAGTTTGTTGTCCCCCAATCCGCCACCAACCGCACCCATCTGCCCACTATCCATGTCCGTTCCCTAGAACAATTGTCTACTATTACCCTTCAGCCCAGCCCCGACCCCATCACCATCACTCCACTCACCGCCTAA
- a CDS encoding DNA circularization N-terminal domain-containing protein: MPIEIANIALTRIHHLATLEQANWVAHHIPGREGTVTQDLGRASVRLDVRGICYGSKAQDDLERLRQAYKQRQAVDFLAEIVGQAYFSRVIIEQFEVMQQAAAPGEYSYRLIVAEAVPTQAKSSPAAVQPKIKVKAASFMKATLLPDALKMGTLPEISNPIEPIRKSIRPIQDATQSIHADTKGLREILGI; this comes from the coding sequence ATGCCTATCGAAATCGCCAACATTGCCCTCACCCGCATCCATCACCTCGCCACCCTAGAGCAAGCCAATTGGGTGGCCCACCATATCCCAGGTCGAGAAGGTACCGTGACTCAAGATTTGGGGCGCGCCTCGGTGCGGCTGGATGTGCGCGGCATTTGCTACGGCTCCAAAGCCCAGGATGATCTCGAACGGCTGCGGCAAGCATACAAACAGCGGCAGGCCGTAGATTTTTTAGCCGAAATTGTGGGGCAAGCCTACTTCAGCCGGGTCATCATCGAGCAATTTGAGGTGATGCAGCAGGCAGCAGCACCCGGAGAATACAGCTATCGGCTGATTGTGGCAGAGGCGGTGCCCACACAAGCCAAGTCGAGTCCGGCGGCGGTGCAGCCCAAAATCAAAGTTAAAGCCGCCAGTTTCATGAAGGCAACCCTCTTACCCGATGCCCTAAAGATGGGAACCCTGCCCGAAATTTCTAACCCTATTGAGCCAATTCGCAAATCCATTCGTCCCATCCAAGACGCGACCCAAAGTATTCATGCCGATACCAAAGGGTTACGAGAAATTCTAGGGATTTAG